A genomic region of Magnolia sinica isolate HGM2019 chromosome 6, MsV1, whole genome shotgun sequence contains the following coding sequences:
- the LOC131248980 gene encoding histone H1-like, protein MAPTDETAVPIEAVPDPAPVEPTEEKPEEVKAAKPKKAKAPKEPKPKNPAKPRKPKASPGHPPYFEMISEAIVSLKERTGSSQFAIAKFVEDKHKAHLPSNFKKLLLVQLKKIVAAGKLTKIKNSYKLPSARPAVPAVKKPTKPKAAPKPKPAAKPKAAAKPKPAAKPKPAAKPKAAAKPKPAAKPKPAAKPKAAVKTKVVAKTKPKPKPKARPAKAARVSTRASPGKKAAPPKPVAKKTSAVKKPKSVKSTKSPVKKAPAKKGRKAAK, encoded by the exons ATGGCTCCTACCGACGAAACTGCTGTCCCGATCGAGGCAGTGCCCGATCCGGCTCCTGTAGAACCCACCGAAGAGAAGCCCGAAGAAGTGAAAGCTGCGAAGCCGAAGAAGGCGAAAGCTCCGAAAGAGCCAAAGCCGAAGAACCCGGCCAAGCCTAGGAAGCCGAAAGCTTCTCCAGGCCATCCGCCCTACTTCGAG ATGATCAGCGAGGCAATTGTCTCTCTCAAGGAACGGACTGGATCGAGCCAGTTCGCGATCGCTAAGTTCGTCGAAGACAAGCACAAGGCTCACCTCCCATCCAATTTCAAGAAGCTGCTCCTCGTTCAGCTCAAGAAGATTGTTGCTGCTGGCAAGCTCACAAAGATCAAGAACTCCTACAAGCTTCCTTCCGCCCGGCCTGCTGTGCCTGCTGTTAAAAAGCCCACCAAGCCCAAGGCTGCTCCAAAGCCGAAGCCGGCTGCAAAGCCGAAAGCCGCAGCGAAACCAAAGCCGGCTGCCAAACCGAAGCCAGCTGCTAAGCCAAAAGCTGCAGCGAAGCCGAAGCCTGCTGCGAAGCCAAAGCCAGCCGCGAAGCCGAAAGCCGCAGTGAAGACAAAGGTAGTGGCTAAGACGAAGCCGAAGCCGAAGCCGAAGGCGCGGCCAGCCAAGGCTGCTAGGGTTTCTACAAGAGCGTCGCCAGGGAAGAAAGCAGCCCCACCGAAGCCAGTGGCGAAGAAAACCTCAGCTGTCAAGAAGCCGAAGAGTGTGAAGTCGACGAAGTCGCCTGTGAAGAAGGCGCCagcaaagaaaggaaggaaggcaGCTAAATGA